From Amycolatopsis sp. YIM 10, the proteins below share one genomic window:
- a CDS encoding 2OG-Fe(II) oxygenase family protein — protein sequence MSDKTVPVFTMAELREGTRRDEFRKWTQKGVFYLTGYGATEQDHRVATDTAMDFFAHGTAEEKQAVTTKIPTMRRGYSALEAESTAQVTNTGTYTDYSMSYSMGIGGNLFPSEKFESVWTNYFDTLYRSAQETARLVLTAAGTYDGEDLDTLLDCDPVLRLRYFPEVPEHRAAEYEPRRMAPHYDLSIITFIHQTPCANGFVSLQAEIDGEMVSLPHVEDAVVVLCGAIAPLVTQGAVPAPNHHVVSPDASMLKGSDRTSSVFFLRPSTDFSFSVPAARRYGLDVSLDMETATFGDWIGTNYVTMHAVTS from the coding sequence ATGTCGGACAAGACGGTACCGGTCTTCACCATGGCCGAGCTGCGCGAAGGCACGCGCCGGGACGAGTTCCGCAAGTGGACGCAGAAGGGTGTCTTCTACCTCACCGGGTACGGCGCCACGGAACAGGACCACCGGGTGGCCACCGACACCGCGATGGACTTCTTCGCGCACGGCACCGCTGAGGAGAAGCAGGCCGTCACCACGAAGATCCCGACCATGCGACGCGGTTATTCGGCGCTGGAGGCGGAAAGCACGGCCCAGGTCACCAACACCGGTACCTACACCGACTACTCGATGTCGTACTCGATGGGCATCGGCGGCAACCTGTTCCCGTCGGAGAAGTTCGAATCGGTGTGGACGAACTACTTCGACACCCTGTACCGCTCCGCGCAGGAGACCGCGCGCCTGGTGCTGACCGCCGCGGGCACCTACGACGGCGAGGACCTGGACACCCTGCTCGACTGCGACCCGGTGCTGCGCCTGCGGTACTTCCCGGAGGTTCCGGAGCACCGCGCCGCCGAGTACGAGCCCCGGCGGATGGCGCCGCACTACGACCTGTCCATCATCACCTTCATCCACCAGACCCCGTGTGCCAACGGTTTTGTCAGCCTGCAGGCCGAGATCGACGGCGAAATGGTGAGCCTGCCGCACGTCGAGGACGCCGTGGTGGTGCTGTGCGGGGCGATCGCGCCGCTGGTCACCCAGGGTGCGGTGCCGGCGCCGAACCACCACGTCGTTTCGCCGGACGCGAGCATGTTGAAGGGCAGCGACCGCACGTCGAGCGTGTTCTTCCTGCGCCCGTCGACCGACTTCAGCTTCTCGGTGCCCGCCGCCAGGCGCTACGGCCTCGACGTCAGCCTCGACATGGAGACGGCGACGTTCGGGGACTGGATCGGGACCAACTACGTCACGATGCACGCGGTCACCTCGTAG
- a CDS encoding CmcI family methyltransferase yields the protein MTDTFLDLNQFRGLGEDPVYHPPVLRDRPRDWPLDRWADAPRDLGYPDFARYQWRGLRMLKDPDTQAAYHDLMCELRPRTIIELGVYSGGSLVWFRDMADLMGLDCQVLGIDRDLSRCQIPQSEMKNISLREADCADLATFDQLRDLPHPLVFIDDAHANTFNIMKWSVDHLLAEGDYFIIEDMIPYWHRYCPKLLTEYLAAFRDVLSMDMVYANASSQLDRGVLRRMAPSA from the coding sequence ATGACGGACACCTTCCTGGACCTGAACCAGTTCCGGGGACTGGGGGAGGACCCGGTCTACCACCCGCCGGTGCTGCGTGACCGGCCGCGCGACTGGCCGCTCGACCGGTGGGCCGACGCGCCCCGCGACCTCGGTTACCCCGATTTCGCGCGGTACCAGTGGCGCGGCCTGCGCATGCTCAAGGACCCGGACACCCAGGCCGCCTACCACGACCTGATGTGCGAACTGCGCCCGCGCACGATCATCGAACTCGGTGTGTACAGCGGTGGTTCGCTGGTCTGGTTCCGCGACATGGCCGATCTGATGGGCCTTGACTGCCAGGTGCTCGGCATCGACCGGGACCTGAGCCGCTGCCAGATCCCCCAGTCCGAGATGAAGAACATCTCGCTGCGTGAGGCCGACTGCGCCGACCTGGCGACCTTCGACCAGCTCCGCGACCTGCCGCACCCGCTGGTCTTCATCGACGACGCGCACGCGAACACGTTCAACATCATGAAGTGGTCGGTCGACCACCTCCTGGCGGAAGGCGACTACTTCATCATCGAGGACATGATCCCGTACTGGCACCGGTACTGCCCGAAGCTGCTGACCGAGTACCTCGCCGCGTTCCGCGACGTGCTGAGCATGGACATGGTCTACGCCAACGCCAGTTCCCAGCTGGACCGAGGCGTGCTTCGCCGCATGGCGCCGTCGGCCTAG
- the cmcH gene encoding 3'-hydroxymethylcephem-O-carbamoyltransferase, which produces MLIVAFKPGHDGAVAAIGDRRLLYSLESEKDSRPRYSPILPTTVLDIAERLDAVPDVVALGGWSDLASSRIAYTGAGYEGIQDPIVATRRFFGKEVKFFSSTHERSHIYMALGMAPRDDESPLRTVLVWEGDVGAFYVVDANQRIVRKVPVMTGPGARYSFLFGLADPTFPITGGKPRLNDAGKLMALAAFGDAADANPDITHVVERILKQDSMYPAPKAEYRDSVLYNAGVESPECKTAAALLTERLFETFAEVAREELPEGSPLYISGGCGLNCDWNSLWAQLGHFSSVFVAPCTNDSGSALGTAIDALATFTGDPHIDWNVYSGLEFVTDTQPDPIRWRSRTLDNDELSVALAAGRVVAWVQGRWEIGPRALCNRSLLAEPFGAATKDRLNEIKQREDYRPIAPVCRVEDLGKVFHEDFEDPYMLYFRRVRESSGVHAVTHVDGSARVQTVRASGNPQMHRLLSSFAAQRGLGVLCNTSLNFNGEGFINRMSDLVLYCESRGIQDMVVGDTWYQRADG; this is translated from the coding sequence ATGCTCATCGTCGCGTTCAAACCGGGGCACGACGGTGCCGTCGCCGCGATCGGCGATCGCCGGTTGCTCTACTCGCTCGAATCGGAGAAGGACTCGCGGCCGCGGTACTCGCCGATCCTGCCGACGACGGTCCTCGACATCGCCGAGCGGCTCGACGCCGTGCCGGACGTGGTCGCCCTCGGCGGCTGGAGCGATCTCGCGTCCAGCCGGATCGCCTACACCGGCGCCGGTTACGAGGGCATCCAGGACCCCATCGTCGCCACCCGGCGCTTCTTCGGCAAGGAGGTCAAGTTCTTCAGCTCCACGCACGAGCGTTCGCACATCTACATGGCGCTGGGCATGGCGCCGAGGGACGACGAAAGTCCTTTGCGGACGGTACTGGTCTGGGAGGGCGACGTCGGCGCCTTCTACGTGGTCGACGCGAACCAGCGGATCGTCCGCAAGGTCCCGGTGATGACCGGCCCTGGCGCGCGTTACTCGTTCCTCTTCGGACTGGCCGACCCCACCTTCCCGATCACCGGCGGCAAACCGCGGCTCAACGACGCCGGAAAGCTGATGGCACTGGCGGCATTCGGCGACGCCGCCGACGCGAACCCGGACATCACGCACGTGGTCGAACGCATCCTCAAGCAGGACTCGATGTACCCGGCGCCCAAGGCGGAATACCGGGATTCGGTGCTGTACAACGCCGGTGTCGAGTCGCCGGAGTGCAAGACGGCGGCCGCGCTGCTCACCGAACGCCTCTTCGAGACCTTCGCCGAGGTCGCTCGCGAGGAGCTGCCCGAGGGCAGCCCGCTGTACATCTCCGGCGGCTGCGGTCTGAATTGCGACTGGAACAGCCTCTGGGCGCAGTTGGGCCATTTCTCGTCGGTTTTTGTCGCGCCTTGTACCAACGACTCCGGCTCCGCGCTGGGCACCGCCATCGACGCCCTCGCCACGTTCACCGGCGATCCGCACATCGACTGGAATGTCTACAGCGGACTGGAGTTCGTCACCGACACCCAGCCCGACCCGATCCGGTGGCGTTCGCGCACCCTCGACAACGACGAGCTCTCCGTCGCACTGGCCGCTGGCCGGGTCGTGGCCTGGGTGCAGGGCCGCTGGGAGATCGGCCCGCGGGCGCTGTGCAACCGCTCGCTGCTGGCCGAGCCGTTCGGCGCGGCGACGAAGGACCGGCTCAACGAGATCAAGCAGCGCGAGGACTACCGCCCCATCGCGCCGGTCTGCCGGGTCGAGGACCTTGGCAAGGTCTTCCACGAGGATTTCGAAGACCCGTACATGCTCTACTTCCGGCGCGTGCGTGAATCCAGCGGTGTGCACGCCGTGACCCATGTGGACGGTTCGGCCAGGGTGCAGACGGTACGGGCTTCGGGCAATCCGCAGATGCATCGGCTGTTGTCCTCCTTCGCCGCTCAGCGGGGTTTGGGCGTGCTGTGCAACACCTCGCTCAACTTCAACGGCGAGGGGTTCATCAATCGGATGTCGGATCTGGTGCTCTACTGCGAGTCGAGGGGAATCCAGGACATGGTCGTCGGCGACACGTGGTACCAGCGTGCCGACGGCTGA
- a CDS encoding 2OG-Fe(II) oxygenase family protein, which produces MKMPSAEVPTIDVSPLFGDNADEKVRVGQEINKACRGSGFFYASNHGVDVQMLQDVVNEFHRTMSDEEKHALAINAYNPDNPHVRNGYYKAIPGKKAVESFCYLNPSFSEEHPEIRAGTPMHEVNIWPDEGKHPRFRPFCEEYYWTMHRLSKVMMRGFALALGKAEDFFEPELKEEDTLSSVSLIRYPYLEDYPPVKTGPDGVKLSFEDHFDVSMITVLYQTQVQNLQVETVDGWQDLPTSEDNFLVNAGTYLAHLTHDYFPAPLHRVKFVNAERLSLPFFFHAGQHTLLEPFHPDGAPNGERNEPVRYGHYLNHGLHSLIVKNGQT; this is translated from the coding sequence ATGAAGATGCCGTCAGCAGAGGTTCCGACCATCGACGTCTCACCGCTCTTCGGGGACAACGCCGACGAGAAGGTCCGCGTGGGCCAGGAAATCAACAAGGCCTGCCGCGGCTCGGGTTTCTTCTACGCGTCCAACCACGGTGTCGATGTGCAGATGCTGCAGGACGTGGTGAACGAGTTCCACCGGACCATGTCGGACGAAGAGAAGCACGCGCTGGCGATCAACGCCTACAACCCGGACAACCCGCACGTGCGCAACGGGTACTACAAGGCGATCCCGGGCAAGAAGGCGGTGGAATCCTTCTGCTACCTGAACCCGTCCTTCTCCGAGGAACACCCGGAGATCAGGGCGGGCACCCCGATGCACGAGGTGAACATCTGGCCGGACGAGGGAAAGCACCCGCGGTTCCGCCCGTTCTGCGAGGAGTACTACTGGACCATGCACCGCCTGTCCAAGGTGATGATGCGTGGTTTCGCGCTGGCGCTGGGCAAGGCGGAGGACTTCTTCGAACCGGAGCTGAAGGAGGAGGACACGCTCTCCTCGGTCTCGCTGATCCGGTACCCGTACCTGGAGGACTACCCGCCGGTGAAAACCGGCCCGGACGGCGTGAAGCTGAGCTTCGAGGACCACTTCGACGTTTCGATGATCACCGTGCTGTACCAGACGCAGGTGCAGAACCTCCAGGTCGAGACGGTCGACGGCTGGCAGGACCTGCCCACCTCGGAGGACAACTTCCTGGTCAACGCCGGCACCTACCTGGCGCACCTGACCCACGACTACTTCCCGGCCCCGCTGCACCGGGTGAAGTTCGTCAACGCGGAGCGCCTGTCGCTGCCGTTCTTCTTCCACGCCGGGCAGCACACGCTGCTCGAACCCTTCCACCCCGACGGCGCGCCGAATGGGGAGCGCAACGAACCCGTCCGCTACGGCCACTACCTCAACCACGGTCTGCACTCGCTGATCGTGAAGAACGGGCAGACCTGA
- a CDS encoding CmcJ/NvfI family oxidoreductase → MPTVSSLLYYAAPLTPAGGDDDWCIDAVTRPPEVLFNFRKVGVETTIEDLREGAFRPSLDESGFEKVVSPTAVDQRALLDSEESALAAYRREMGELLKSLTGADSVEFFDATVRRQDAAESGDPAAQSPHQRVHIDQSPKSARARAARHTGPGREYRRFQIINIWRPLLEPVRNFPLAVCDFRSLDLAADLVPTRLDFPEWLKDRENYSVRHNPAHRWYYWDSLSPDEALVFKCYDSASRGLASVSEDAAGDELRDVAGLCPHTAFFDENGPSTGHLRTSLELRALAFHE, encoded by the coding sequence GTGCCGACCGTATCGAGCCTGTTGTACTACGCCGCCCCGCTGACGCCGGCCGGCGGGGACGACGACTGGTGCATCGACGCCGTGACCCGGCCGCCGGAGGTCTTGTTCAACTTCCGCAAGGTGGGCGTGGAAACGACCATCGAGGACTTGCGCGAGGGCGCGTTCCGGCCGTCGCTCGACGAATCGGGGTTCGAGAAGGTCGTCTCGCCGACGGCGGTGGACCAGCGAGCGCTGCTGGACAGCGAGGAAAGCGCACTGGCGGCCTATCGCCGGGAAATGGGCGAGTTGCTGAAGTCGCTGACGGGTGCGGACAGCGTCGAGTTCTTCGACGCCACCGTCCGGCGGCAGGACGCGGCCGAATCCGGTGATCCGGCCGCGCAGTCGCCGCACCAGCGGGTGCACATCGACCAGAGCCCGAAGAGCGCGCGGGCCAGGGCGGCCCGGCATACCGGCCCGGGCCGGGAGTACCGGCGGTTCCAGATCATCAACATCTGGCGGCCGTTGCTCGAACCGGTGCGCAACTTCCCGCTGGCCGTCTGCGACTTCCGCTCGCTCGACCTCGCCGCCGACCTGGTGCCGACCCGGCTGGACTTCCCGGAATGGCTCAAGGACAGGGAGAACTACTCGGTCCGGCACAATCCCGCCCACCGGTGGTACTACTGGGATTCGCTCTCCCCGGACGAGGCGCTGGTCTTCAAGTGCTACGACAGCGCGAGCCGCGGGCTGGCTTCGGTCAGCGAGGACGCGGCCGGTGATGAGCTTCGTGATGTGGCCGGGCTCTGCCCGCACACCGCGTTCTTCGACGAGAACGGGCCGTCGACCGGTCATCTGCGCACCTCCCTGGAACTGCGCGCGCTGGCCTTCCACGAGTGA
- a CDS encoding transposase has protein sequence MTRACPADLLPAKAGRWRSRRQVTNAILWHERTGAPWRDLPER, from the coding sequence ATGACTAGGGCGTGTCCTGCGGATCTTCTGCCTGCGAAGGCTGGGCGGTGGCGTAGTCGCCGGCAGGTGACCAACGCGATCCTGTGGCATGAACGGACTGGTGCGCCATGGCGTGACCTGCCGGAACGCTAA